TACAGGATGGAGATACGGTCATGCTACGGGCCTACCAAGGGCAACCGCTCCCACTTGGCAGTAATATACTCGCCAAAGACAAGGGAAAATTTGTGTTTCACCGCTTGGTAGGGAAGAAAAAGGATCAATATGTATTGGCGGGCGATGGCAATCTCGTCCTGCACGAGCACATAACGGAAAAAGACATCATTGCGGTTGCTTATATGCATTACCCACAAGATAAAGAAGCAGCAATAGCAATCCACCAGCCCTGGCCAAGACTGCGGGGCTTGGGCTGGTACCACATCCGTTTGCTCCGGCGTATACTCACAAAATTTAAATCGCTCACTCCAAAGAATTAAGCTTAAATTTATTGTACGCCAAGCAATTCCACGAATAAAACAATTTTAGTAAAACTTTTACGCTTTTTAAGTGTTCTCAATCAATTATATTTCCGAATAAAACATAAAATACAGAAGTTGCCAATAGCACATCAACCACTGGAAACAAAACAGACTGATATCCACAGGATTACAAAAAATTCGAAAAGTAGTGTAGCATTTTGGATAGATTTAACGTTGAGTAAATAATTATAAATTATTAAATGTATATTTGCATCGATTATACTAACTATAATTATGAGGGAAGAAATTTAGTTAACAAATGTTACGTACCATAATATGCAATGTGTTAATCTATTATCTCTACTCTATATTGGTTCTAGATTGTTAAATAATCTTAAGCCATAACGACAAATTGTTTATCGGGAAGTGTAAGAAAAGAATTTTCAAAAAGTCATATCAAGTTTAGCATGGTGTTTTTTCATTTAGCGGTAATTAGCATTTAGCAGCATAATGAATA
The genomic region above belongs to Sphingobacterium zeae and contains:
- a CDS encoding S24/S26 family peptidase, producing the protein MQDQTGKNKPKIVSNAAYFAEVQRMLQEGKEVRIRIKGQSMRPFIQDGDTVMLRAYQGQPLPLGSNILAKDKGKFVFHRLVGKKKDQYVLAGDGNLVLHEHITEKDIIAVAYMHYPQDKEAAIAIHQPWPRLRGLGWYHIRLLRRILTKFKSLTPKN